One Phycisphaera mikurensis NBRC 102666 DNA window includes the following coding sequences:
- the mbhE gene encoding hydrogen gas-evolving membrane-bound hydrogenase subunit E — MSVVWILLLAVLLPLGTGLASLLLPSRSVKPRVLLAMLGPLLAFVLIASNLSLPAADAAGAAAAGHATYATPPAVSAAPPPSVPWIPSLNLNLSWWPNGLGGFFGLLVSGIGVLIVLYARGYFGAADEQARLDLRRFYATLGFFTTAMLGVVLADSTLLTLVFWELTSVSSFLLIGWDRHDRNAIKLAVQAFFTTGLGGMFLLGGIAVFGATTGVWRWSELAGADVDFGSTGVVLGFVFMFVGAAAKSAQWPLHYWLPGAMAAPTPVSAFLHSATMVKAGVFLVGRLFPAFGDATDGVSISSWAGVIIPFGTVTMLLGGVMAVCKHDLKQVFAYTTISQLGLLMTMYGLGGLTYAYAGDGYEKVLPAIDFDVTQIANHAFYKAPLFICAGAIGHVASRQLPDLFGAFHKHKAICGVLLAAGWCLAALPLSISFQAKEIFLYAVVHAAKEHPLVYVVLVATLLTAMCNVAIFVRLATTLLGSERFGMKPTHGRHGHEDHGHHHAAEGGLWGAMIWLPAVPLVALQFVGGTATPLWNALFLPFETNIHYPGFHGEVPWIPHLSVELLLSAVAIAAGVALGLSPLLRGANPDAHTRIFPLASGSLEGLGGLAQRHLQTGSIRHYVSVVLTVLVAGFALAYARDRSMSEAVLAALADAGESWPVVFLGGMICLTAFLLPVARERVVRVLLLGACGFAVVAMYVLFEAPDLALTQLFFEIISVLLFVLALRLLPADAKPCGKPGPWRPVLSAAVGLTLGWLTLLAATADPPTRLGEAFVRATYKGVEDPVTGELGRGGGGWNIVNVILVDFRGFDTLGEISVLGLAALCVWAMLAKKKTGKSDAPAGGDA, encoded by the coding sequence ATGAGCGTCGTCTGGATCCTGTTGCTGGCTGTGCTGCTCCCGCTGGGGACGGGGCTCGCGTCGCTGCTGCTGCCGAGCCGGTCGGTGAAGCCGCGGGTGCTGCTGGCGATGCTCGGGCCGCTGCTGGCTTTCGTGCTGATCGCGTCGAACCTCTCGCTGCCCGCCGCAGACGCGGCGGGCGCAGCGGCCGCGGGGCACGCGACCTACGCCACACCCCCGGCAGTCTCCGCCGCACCCCCGCCGTCGGTCCCTTGGATCCCATCCCTCAACCTGAACCTCTCGTGGTGGCCCAACGGCCTCGGCGGGTTCTTCGGGCTGCTGGTCTCGGGCATCGGCGTGCTGATCGTGCTCTATGCCCGGGGCTACTTCGGGGCGGCGGACGAGCAGGCCCGGCTGGACCTCCGCCGCTTCTACGCGACGCTGGGCTTCTTCACCACGGCGATGCTCGGGGTGGTTCTGGCGGACTCCACGCTGCTGACGCTGGTGTTCTGGGAGCTCACCTCGGTCAGCTCGTTCCTGCTGATCGGCTGGGACCGGCACGATCGCAACGCGATCAAGCTGGCGGTGCAAGCCTTCTTCACGACCGGGCTGGGCGGGATGTTCCTGCTCGGCGGCATCGCAGTCTTCGGAGCGACCACCGGCGTGTGGCGCTGGAGCGAGCTGGCCGGAGCCGACGTCGACTTCGGCAGCACGGGGGTGGTGCTCGGCTTCGTGTTCATGTTCGTCGGAGCGGCGGCGAAGTCGGCCCAGTGGCCGCTGCACTACTGGCTGCCGGGAGCGATGGCGGCGCCGACGCCGGTGTCCGCCTTCCTGCACTCGGCGACGATGGTCAAGGCCGGCGTCTTCCTCGTGGGCCGGCTGTTCCCGGCCTTCGGCGACGCGACCGATGGCGTGTCGATCAGCAGCTGGGCCGGGGTGATCATCCCTTTCGGCACCGTCACGATGCTCCTCGGCGGGGTGATGGCGGTGTGCAAGCACGACCTCAAGCAGGTCTTCGCGTACACGACGATCTCCCAGCTCGGCCTGCTGATGACGATGTACGGGCTCGGCGGGCTCACGTACGCGTACGCCGGCGACGGCTACGAGAAGGTGCTGCCGGCGATCGACTTCGACGTCACGCAGATCGCCAACCACGCCTTCTACAAGGCCCCGCTGTTCATCTGCGCGGGCGCGATCGGCCACGTCGCCAGCCGGCAGCTGCCCGACTTGTTCGGAGCCTTCCACAAGCACAAGGCGATCTGCGGCGTGCTGCTGGCGGCGGGCTGGTGCCTCGCCGCGCTGCCGCTGTCGATCAGCTTCCAGGCGAAGGAGATCTTCCTCTACGCGGTGGTCCATGCGGCGAAGGAGCACCCGCTGGTGTACGTCGTGCTCGTCGCCACGCTGCTCACGGCGATGTGCAACGTGGCGATCTTCGTGCGGCTGGCCACGACGCTGCTCGGGAGCGAGCGCTTCGGGATGAAGCCGACGCACGGCCGCCACGGGCACGAGGACCACGGGCATCACCACGCGGCCGAGGGCGGGCTCTGGGGGGCGATGATCTGGCTGCCGGCGGTGCCGCTGGTGGCGTTGCAGTTCGTTGGCGGCACGGCGACGCCGCTGTGGAACGCCCTGTTCCTGCCCTTCGAGACCAACATCCACTACCCCGGCTTCCACGGCGAGGTGCCGTGGATCCCGCACCTCTCCGTCGAGCTCCTGCTCTCGGCGGTGGCGATCGCGGCCGGCGTTGCGCTGGGGCTGTCGCCGCTCCTACGCGGGGCGAACCCCGACGCTCACACGAGGATCTTCCCCCTCGCCTCTGGAAGCCTGGAAGGACTCGGTGGCCTCGCGCAGCGACACCTCCAGACCGGCTCGATCCGTCACTACGTCTCGGTGGTGCTCACCGTGCTCGTCGCGGGATTCGCTCTGGCGTACGCACGCGACCGGTCGATGAGCGAAGCGGTGCTGGCGGCTCTCGCCGACGCGGGGGAGTCGTGGCCGGTCGTGTTCCTGGGCGGCATGATCTGCCTCACCGCCTTCCTGCTGCCGGTCGCCCGGGAGCGCGTCGTCCGGGTGCTGCTCCTGGGCGCCTGCGGCTTCGCGGTGGTCGCGATGTACGTGCTCTTCGAGGCGCCCGACCTGGCCCTCACGCAGCTGTTCTTCGAGATCATCTCCGTGCTGCTGTTCGTGCTGGCGCTGCGGCTGCTGCCCGCGGACGCGAAGCCCTGCGGCAAGCCGGGCCCCTGGCGGCCGGTGCTCTCGGCGGCGGTGGGCCTCACGCTCGGCTGGCTAACGCTGCTCGCCGCGACGGCGGATCCCCCAACGCGGCTGGGCGAGGCCTTCGTGCGGGCGACCTACAAGGGCGTGGAAGACCCGGTGACCGGCGAGCTGGGCCGCGGCGGCGGCGGCTGGAACATCGTCAACGTCATCCTCGTGGACTTCCGGGGCTTCGACACCCTCGGCGAGATCTCGGTGCTCGGCCTCGCCGCCCTGTGCGTGTGGGCCATGCTCGCGAAGAAGAAGACCGGAAAGAGCGACGCCCCGGCGGGAGGTGACGCGTGA
- a CDS encoding Na+/H+ antiporter subunit E, whose protein sequence is MLRTFMLNVFLAVLYAGLVGSGHPLDFAIGFAIGFCVIALCQRVAGPGRGVYLHRVWELVRFLGYFMRILIEANLQVAWEVITPRTGCTPRFIRYPVGELSDAEVTTLANAITLTPGTLAIDLCEPRPGDPPGHVLLVHAMYARDRDAAVAELDELKRRMQEEVFDDA, encoded by the coding sequence ATGCTGCGGACGTTCATGCTCAACGTGTTCCTCGCGGTGCTCTACGCGGGCCTGGTCGGCTCGGGGCACCCGCTGGACTTCGCGATCGGATTCGCCATCGGCTTCTGCGTGATCGCCCTGTGCCAGCGGGTCGCCGGGCCGGGCCGGGGCGTGTACCTGCACCGGGTGTGGGAGCTGGTCCGCTTCCTCGGCTACTTCATGAGAATCCTGATCGAGGCGAACCTCCAGGTCGCTTGGGAGGTGATCACGCCGCGGACCGGCTGCACCCCCCGCTTCATCCGCTACCCCGTCGGCGAGCTCAGCGACGCGGAGGTCACGACGCTCGCCAACGCCATCACGCTGACCCCCGGCACGCTCGCGATCGACCTCTGCGAGCCCCGCCCCGGCGACCCGCCCGGCCACGTGCTGCTCGTCCACGCCATGTACGCCCGGGACCGCGACGCCGCCGTCGCCGAGCTCGACGAGCTCAAGCGGCGGATGCAGGAGGAGGTGTTCGATGATGCCTGA
- a CDS encoding monovalent cation/H+ antiporter complex subunit F, with amino-acid sequence MMPDLFALLAAAAAGTAPAADAEAATYADPNALSLPLYAAVMLGLASICAGMVLCLYRLWRGPGLADRVLASDVFAFHVVALVILLSVYLRNLTFFDAALGVAIVGFASTVGFAQYIGARQRSAAADRPLQEEPHR; translated from the coding sequence ATGATGCCTGATCTCTTCGCCCTGCTCGCCGCCGCCGCGGCCGGGACCGCCCCGGCCGCCGACGCCGAAGCCGCGACCTACGCCGACCCCAACGCCCTCTCGCTGCCGCTGTACGCCGCGGTGATGCTCGGCCTCGCGAGCATCTGCGCCGGCATGGTGCTGTGCCTCTACCGGCTCTGGAGAGGCCCGGGCCTGGCCGACCGCGTGCTCGCCTCGGACGTCTTCGCCTTCCACGTGGTGGCGCTGGTGATCCTGCTCTCGGTCTACCTCCGCAACCTCACCTTCTTCGACGCCGCCCTGGGCGTCGCGATCGTCGGCTTCGCCAGCACCGTGGGCTTCGCCCAGTACATCGGCGCCCGGCAGCGGTCCGCGGCCGCGGACCGCCCGTTGCAGGAGGAGCCCCACCGATGA
- a CDS encoding proton-conducting transporter transmembrane domain-containing protein, translating to MNRWVVLPVLLPVLLGIASLPLVPRVRACGRVISVGLVANLGLCLWLLNAVASAPDAVSAVLSSQMGGWAAPLGISLVADATSSMLLASTALVAFCGHLYAVAALPETLQRRYFHPLFAFLVAGVNLSFLTGDLFNLFVAFEVMLMASYGLVVLGGGRVQLAQAYKYVLLNLLASTLFVTGAGLVYGMFGTLNVADLCRTFLEPGFEPPAGFAAVSVTLLIVFALKAGAFPLWFWLPDVYPSLPTPTLAVFGGVLTKVGVYALARLFPAVFGANHAADAIGPLLGLTAGATMLVPALMAVAYPRMRMVLCMMILTGVGFALAGIAVGSADALAGTVFYCVQSMLVVSVAFLLCGRLEAAAGTDRFRGGRVPGGLHRGHPWLAVGLLAILLALVGLPPLSGFYGKLLIVQEALGTGHPVLGVVALLTGAVTLLAVLRAWAGVFWVFPEAEEPAEAAAGPVPPAPARCGWHRAVAVALLLVAAGWMSLAPEPALALAKRAGAGLAEPTAYVRAVLPADPAVIDVAPVPPPKIGKPTAEAYGKHGSSPDPAASAHAGEHADATHAAAAPPPRSHHTGEGTTPRSSAGGTK from the coding sequence GTGAACCGCTGGGTCGTCCTCCCCGTCCTGCTCCCGGTGCTGCTGGGGATCGCCAGCCTGCCGCTGGTGCCCCGCGTACGCGCGTGCGGCCGCGTGATCTCGGTCGGGCTCGTCGCGAATCTCGGGCTGTGCCTGTGGCTGCTGAACGCGGTGGCGAGCGCTCCGGATGCGGTCAGCGCCGTGCTCTCCAGCCAGATGGGCGGCTGGGCCGCGCCCCTGGGCATCAGCCTCGTGGCCGACGCGACGAGCTCGATGCTGCTCGCGTCCACCGCGCTGGTCGCGTTCTGCGGGCACCTCTACGCGGTGGCCGCGCTGCCCGAGACGCTGCAACGCCGGTACTTCCACCCGCTGTTCGCCTTCCTGGTCGCGGGCGTGAACCTCTCGTTCCTGACCGGCGACCTCTTCAACCTCTTCGTCGCCTTCGAGGTGATGCTGATGGCCAGCTACGGGCTGGTCGTCCTCGGCGGCGGGCGAGTCCAGCTGGCCCAGGCGTACAAGTACGTGCTCCTGAACCTGCTGGCCTCGACGCTGTTCGTCACCGGCGCGGGGCTGGTGTACGGAATGTTCGGCACGCTGAACGTGGCGGACCTGTGCCGGACCTTCCTGGAGCCGGGCTTCGAGCCGCCGGCGGGCTTCGCGGCGGTGTCGGTCACGCTGCTGATCGTCTTCGCGCTCAAAGCCGGTGCCTTCCCGCTGTGGTTCTGGCTGCCCGACGTCTACCCGTCGCTGCCGACGCCCACGCTCGCGGTCTTCGGCGGCGTGCTGACCAAGGTCGGCGTCTACGCGCTGGCGCGGCTGTTCCCCGCGGTCTTCGGGGCGAACCACGCCGCCGACGCGATCGGCCCGCTGCTGGGGCTGACCGCCGGCGCCACGATGCTCGTGCCGGCGCTGATGGCGGTGGCCTACCCGCGGATGCGGATGGTGCTGTGCATGATGATCCTCACCGGCGTGGGCTTCGCGCTGGCCGGCATCGCGGTCGGCAGCGCCGATGCGCTCGCCGGGACGGTCTTCTACTGCGTCCAGTCGATGCTGGTGGTGTCGGTGGCCTTCCTCCTTTGCGGGCGGCTCGAGGCCGCGGCCGGCACCGACCGGTTCCGGGGGGGGCGGGTCCCCGGCGGCCTGCACCGCGGCCACCCCTGGCTGGCCGTCGGCCTGCTCGCAATCCTGCTCGCGCTGGTGGGCCTGCCGCCGCTGTCGGGCTTCTACGGGAAGCTGCTGATCGTCCAGGAGGCGCTCGGGACCGGGCACCCGGTGCTCGGCGTGGTCGCGCTCCTGACCGGGGCCGTCACGCTGCTCGCGGTGCTGCGGGCCTGGGCGGGCGTGTTCTGGGTGTTCCCGGAAGCGGAGGAGCCGGCGGAGGCCGCCGCCGGTCCCGTGCCGCCCGCACCCGCCCGCTGCGGCTGGCACCGCGCCGTCGCGGTGGCGCTGCTGCTGGTCGCCGCCGGCTGGATGAGCCTGGCCCCCGAGCCCGCGCTCGCCCTGGCGAAGAGGGCCGGCGCCGGCCTCGCCGAACCCACCGCCTATGTGCGGGCCGTGCTGCCCGCCGATCCGGCCGTCATCGACGTCGCCCCCGTCCCGCCGCCGAAGATCGGGAAACCAACAGCCGAGGCGTATGGGAAGCACGGATCCTCACCGGATCCCGCCGCCTCGGCTCACGCCGGTGAGCATGCAGACGCCACACACGCAGCGGCGGCTCCGCCGCCGCGGAGTCACCACACCGGCGAGGGCACGACCCCTCGTTCCTCCGCAGGAGGAACGAAGTGA
- a CDS encoding sodium-dependent bicarbonate transport family permease: protein MDALLDFAGQFLSQFQSPTLSFLLGGALLAAFGSKLTIPNPVYQFVVFVLLLKIGMKGGVEIREANLLAMLLPAVFSVVTGLLIVLLGQAVFARLPGIRREDGLATAGLFGAVSASSLAAAIVMLEEQGIAFEAWVPALYPFMDIPALVLAIVLATRHRQQAEGEAGDANGEPTPRKVDTWAIVKESLQGSALSALILGLALGLLARPESVLQSFYEPVFRGLLSVLMLVLGMEAWSRLRELKAVAHWFALYALVGPVVHGLIAFGLGWIAHHAVGFSPGGVVLLAVIAASNSDISGPPTIRAGIPWANPSTYIGASTSVGTPVAIALCIPLFAALGKLVFGG from the coding sequence ATGGACGCACTGCTCGACTTCGCCGGCCAGTTCCTGAGCCAGTTCCAGTCGCCCACGCTGTCGTTCCTCCTGGGCGGGGCGCTGCTCGCGGCCTTCGGCAGCAAGCTCACCATCCCCAACCCCGTCTACCAGTTCGTCGTCTTCGTGCTGCTCTTGAAGATCGGCATGAAGGGCGGGGTGGAGATCCGCGAGGCCAATCTCCTCGCGATGCTGCTGCCGGCGGTGTTCTCGGTCGTCACCGGGCTGCTCATCGTGCTGCTCGGTCAGGCCGTCTTCGCCCGGCTGCCGGGCATCCGGCGGGAGGACGGGCTCGCCACCGCGGGCCTGTTCGGGGCCGTCAGCGCCTCCTCACTGGCCGCCGCGATCGTGATGCTCGAGGAGCAGGGCATCGCCTTCGAGGCCTGGGTCCCGGCGCTCTACCCGTTCATGGACATCCCGGCGCTGGTGCTGGCGATCGTGCTCGCCACCCGGCACCGGCAGCAGGCGGAGGGGGAAGCCGGGGACGCAAACGGCGAGCCGACCCCGCGGAAGGTCGACACCTGGGCGATCGTGAAGGAGAGCCTGCAGGGCTCCGCGCTCTCGGCGCTGATCCTCGGCCTGGCGCTGGGCCTGCTCGCCCGGCCCGAGTCGGTGCTGCAGAGCTTCTACGAGCCGGTGTTCCGCGGCCTTCTCTCGGTGCTCATGCTGGTGCTGGGCATGGAAGCCTGGTCGCGCCTGCGGGAGCTCAAGGCGGTCGCCCACTGGTTCGCGCTCTACGCGCTGGTCGGCCCGGTCGTTCACGGGCTGATCGCCTTCGGGCTCGGCTGGATCGCCCACCACGCCGTGGGCTTCAGCCCCGGCGGGGTCGTGCTGCTGGCGGTGATCGCCGCGAGCAACTCGGACATCTCCGGCCCCCCCACCATCCGCGCCGGCATCCCCTGGGCCAACCCCTCCACCTACATCGGCGCCTCGACCAGCGTCGGCACGCCGGTCGCCATCGCCCTGTGCATCCCCCTGTTCGCCGCCCTGGGCAAGCTCGTCTTCGGCGGCTGA
- a CDS encoding sodium:proton antiporter, producing the protein MIFVLACCVAACFGVSVYLLLSREMKGVAMGVFLLSHAANLAILAVSGSAVLPGEGGEGYSIKRPPVSSYAFDAQLRSGEVSAALDVMVDPLPQALILTAIVIGFAVMGLTLTLLVVTSRAAGSMSVAELAAIKTGAAGDPDGPGLDGGLAATPVDEARPAAASIGRTSPSTGGGT; encoded by the coding sequence TTGATCTTCGTCCTCGCCTGCTGCGTCGCCGCCTGCTTCGGGGTGTCGGTCTACCTCCTGCTCTCCCGGGAGATGAAGGGCGTGGCCATGGGCGTCTTCCTGCTGTCGCACGCCGCGAACCTGGCGATCCTCGCGGTCTCCGGTTCGGCGGTCCTCCCCGGCGAGGGCGGCGAGGGCTATTCCATCAAGCGGCCGCCGGTGAGCAGCTACGCCTTTGACGCGCAGCTGCGGTCCGGCGAGGTCTCCGCCGCGCTGGACGTGATGGTCGACCCGCTGCCCCAGGCGCTCATCCTCACCGCCATCGTGATCGGCTTCGCCGTCATGGGCCTCACGCTCACCCTGCTGGTGGTGACCAGCCGGGCGGCGGGGAGCATGAGCGTCGCCGAGCTGGCCGCGATCAAGACCGGCGCCGCCGGCGACCCGGACGGGCCGGGGCTCGACGGAGGCCTTGCGGCCACGCCCGTCGACGAAGCGAGGCCGGCAGCGGCCTCCATCGGCCGGACCTCACCCTCCACCGGAGGTGGAACGTGA
- a CDS encoding PEP-CTERM sorting domain-containing protein (PEP-CTERM proteins occur, often in large numbers, in the proteomes of bacteria that also encode an exosortase, a predicted intramembrane cysteine proteinase. The presence of a PEP-CTERM domain at a protein's C-terminus predicts cleavage within the sorting domain, followed by covalent anchoring to some some component of the (usually Gram-negative) cell surface. Many PEP-CTERM proteins exhibit an unusual sequence composition that includes large numbers of potential glycosylation sites. Expression of one such protein has been shown restore the ability of a bacterium to form floc, a type of biofilm.) — translation MPKHSRLTRVSSWLAAGFAASALSGTAAAEDLSMYMVGNSLTDQSRIDRVAKIAEGQGHALEFGQHIIWGAGLGYNWQNRWVPSKLTGTYGAAVDALPDHAWDVITLQPYDRPLINPFTGANDEDIAQAMNFIDLAMQNPENVNTRFLIPQFQPQKKITGRNAAGEPQFERPESEPDFDAWWNREYTGFYDQTFFTSSYAGLLRDGIEAEYAARTEDTGPKPGKPIEIVPIGDVFSHLHRLIRADGLELSFSGGDDEPDATPGIDGAWDLYDDGVHPIEVGEYAAGMTFYTVLFGETPIGLPAGEYDVNDEERAAVQAAVRSVVLGSPWEGDANLDGVVDQRDLDAIIDNWGSESVTWQKGDFDASGLIDVADLSNVLDNWGGVGAADLRGLVVPEPSSAAILALLGLAARRRRCR, via the coding sequence ATGCCCAAGCACTCCCGCCTCACCCGCGTCTCCTCGTGGCTCGCCGCGGGCTTCGCCGCGTCGGCCCTGTCCGGCACCGCCGCCGCCGAGGATCTGTCGATGTACATGGTGGGCAACAGCCTCACCGACCAGTCTCGGATCGACCGGGTCGCGAAGATCGCGGAAGGCCAAGGCCACGCGCTGGAGTTCGGCCAGCACATCATTTGGGGTGCGGGCCTCGGCTACAACTGGCAGAACCGCTGGGTGCCCTCGAAGCTCACGGGCACCTACGGCGCGGCGGTCGACGCGCTGCCCGACCACGCGTGGGACGTCATCACGCTGCAGCCTTACGACCGGCCGCTGATCAACCCGTTCACGGGCGCGAACGACGAAGACATCGCTCAGGCGATGAACTTCATCGACCTGGCGATGCAGAACCCGGAGAACGTAAACACCCGCTTCCTGATCCCGCAGTTCCAGCCTCAGAAGAAGATCACCGGGCGGAACGCGGCCGGCGAGCCGCAGTTCGAGCGGCCCGAGTCGGAGCCGGACTTCGACGCCTGGTGGAACCGGGAGTACACCGGCTTCTACGACCAGACTTTCTTCACCAGCAGCTACGCGGGCCTGCTCCGCGACGGCATCGAGGCCGAGTACGCCGCCCGCACCGAGGACACGGGGCCCAAGCCGGGCAAACCCATCGAGATCGTGCCGATCGGCGACGTGTTCTCGCACCTGCACCGGCTGATCCGGGCCGACGGCCTCGAGCTGTCGTTCAGCGGCGGCGACGACGAACCCGACGCGACGCCCGGGATCGACGGCGCCTGGGACCTCTACGACGACGGCGTCCACCCCATCGAGGTCGGCGAGTACGCGGCGGGCATGACCTTCTACACGGTCCTCTTCGGGGAGACGCCGATCGGGCTGCCCGCCGGGGAGTACGACGTCAACGACGAGGAGCGGGCGGCGGTGCAGGCGGCCGTCCGGTCCGTCGTTCTCGGCAGCCCCTGGGAGGGCGACGCGAACCTCGACGGCGTGGTCGATCAACGGGACCTCGACGCGATCATCGACAACTGGGGCTCCGAGAGCGTCACCTGGCAGAAGGGCGACTTCGACGCCAGCGGCCTGATCGACGTCGCGGACCTCAGCAACGTGCTGGACAACTGGGGCGGCGTGGGCGCGGCCGACCTCCGGGGGCTGGTCGTGCCGGAACCGTCTTCGGCGGCGATCCTGGCCCTGCTGGGCTTGGCCGCCCGCCGGCGCCGCTGCCGCTGA
- the mnhG gene encoding monovalent cation/H(+) antiporter subunit G: MSLLIDLVVAFFLLIGLFFMFVSALGIVRLPDAYLRLHAASKGPTLGLMGMLLAAVFHLGTAEVGLKALIVIVFVFIANPIGSHLLAKAALRGGHPKWEGTVGDESSRSAE; the protein is encoded by the coding sequence ATGAGCCTGCTGATCGACCTCGTCGTCGCCTTCTTCCTGCTGATCGGGCTGTTCTTCATGTTCGTGAGCGCGCTGGGCATCGTCCGCCTGCCCGACGCGTACCTGCGGCTGCACGCCGCCAGCAAGGGGCCCACGCTGGGCCTCATGGGCATGCTGCTGGCCGCCGTGTTCCACCTGGGCACCGCCGAGGTCGGCCTCAAGGCGCTGATCGTGATCGTCTTCGTCTTCATCGCCAACCCCATCGGCAGTCACCTCCTCGCCAAAGCCGCCCTCCGCGGCGGGCACCCCAAGTGGGAGGGCACCGTCGGGGACGAATCGTCCCGCTCCGCGGAGTGA
- a CDS encoding PilZ domain-containing protein, whose product MQQDLPLENTQPNADAAPALRLVTDKPAEDVGPFKFERRLQARWQTAGRVTFVRYGDGEDDHMNASRSLGQIGSLELVDASEGGVGAWSPTPIPVGSRLSMFIPGQGGEPGVDRFGTVRQCRESDGGFLVGVEIVQQRMSAA is encoded by the coding sequence ATGCAGCAGGACCTCCCCCTCGAGAACACCCAGCCGAACGCGGACGCCGCGCCCGCCCTGCGACTGGTCACCGACAAGCCCGCCGAGGACGTGGGCCCCTTCAAGTTCGAGCGCCGGCTGCAGGCCCGCTGGCAGACCGCCGGCCGCGTCACCTTCGTCCGCTACGGGGACGGCGAGGACGATCACATGAACGCCTCGCGCAGCCTCGGCCAGATCGGCTCGCTGGAGCTGGTGGACGCGAGCGAGGGCGGCGTGGGCGCTTGGTCGCCGACGCCGATCCCCGTGGGCTCCCGGCTGTCGATGTTCATCCCCGGCCAGGGCGGTGAGCCGGGCGTGGACCGCTTCGGCACGGTGCGTCAGTGCCGCGAGAGTGACGGGGGTTTCCTCGTCGGCGTGGAGATCGTGCAGCAGCGGATGTCGGCGGCGTGA
- a CDS encoding MnhB domain-containing protein, which produces MSSLLFQTAARLILPLSLVFAAYMMLKGHNAPGGGFIGGLTAAVALIVYAMACGREALLRLIPVHPRTLIAAGLLLAAVTGALPLLWGNPMLTSTVIDAFPIVWGQSIHFVSVFFFDTGVVLVVIGASTGLIQRLGEQIEDGEEPIAGATGVEPAPATAPPLGREEA; this is translated from the coding sequence ATGAGTTCCCTTCTCTTCCAGACCGCCGCGCGGCTGATCCTCCCGCTGTCGCTGGTCTTCGCCGCGTACATGATGCTCAAGGGGCACAACGCGCCCGGCGGCGGGTTCATCGGCGGGCTCACGGCGGCGGTGGCGCTGATCGTGTACGCGATGGCGTGCGGGCGGGAGGCCCTCCTCCGGCTGATCCCGGTGCACCCGCGGACGCTGATTGCCGCGGGGCTGCTGCTCGCGGCGGTCACCGGGGCGCTGCCGCTTCTGTGGGGCAACCCGATGCTCACCTCGACCGTCATCGACGCGTTCCCGATCGTCTGGGGCCAGAGCATCCACTTCGTGAGCGTGTTCTTCTTCGACACCGGCGTGGTGCTGGTGGTGATCGGGGCGTCGACCGGGCTGATCCAGCGGCTCGGCGAGCAGATCGAGGACGGCGAGGAGCCGATCGCCGGCGCCACCGGCGTGGAGCCCGCGCCTGCGACCGCTCCGCCGCTCGGGAGGGAGGAAGCTTGA
- a CDS encoding P-II family nitrogen regulator — MLYPATKVTLIAEHFLVERVCALIEACGGHGYTLTPVGGKGLHHLHATSDRATLVEGFDHQQVEVITTDRAKAERIAERALKELFTNHSGVVYLESIEVCRRERF, encoded by the coding sequence ATGCTCTACCCGGCGACCAAGGTCACCCTCATCGCGGAGCACTTCCTGGTCGAGCGCGTCTGCGCCCTGATCGAGGCCTGCGGCGGCCACGGCTACACCCTCACGCCCGTCGGCGGGAAGGGCCTCCACCACCTTCACGCGACCTCCGACCGAGCCACACTCGTGGAGGGCTTCGACCACCAGCAGGTGGAGGTGATCACCACCGACCGCGCCAAGGCCGAGCGGATCGCCGAGCGGGCGCTCAAGGAGCTGTTCACGAATCACTCCGGCGTCGTGTACCTCGAGTCCATCGAGGTCTGCCGCCGCGAGCGGTTCTGA